In Trichoderma breve strain T069 chromosome 4, whole genome shotgun sequence, the following proteins share a genomic window:
- a CDS encoding impB/mucB/samB family domain-containing protein, protein MDGSGVKKPPKRQEGRIILQFDYDCFYAQVFEQKNPALKSKPLGVKQKNILATCNYNARRRNVKKLMLISEAKKICPDLVLVDGEDLTPFRDMSKILFNFLRSHSWNGKAERLGFDEVFLDVTDIIEYNMFCLNRASMAESFFYLSKKDPELGFACDLTSIAGCVVGAAPDSVDLESPIYLRHLLGSHLAQYLRLKLEQDFGYTSTCGISTNKLLSKLVGSKNKPQNQTTLLALTDDDIVNFVDGHKLRTIPGMGSKITHLLEAHILSKELDQDLGPFDSLVTAGEARLHPTVTPSFLETLLGGPGAEKGIGSRVWGFLHGVDPTEVKEATDVPSQISIEDTYKGLETVPRITEELHKLSCSLIRRMRVDLSVLDDGSDIPGSRKWIARPRTLRLSIRSWPKSDASQSRDFSRVSRSGPLPSFVFDLKADIDEIAQQLVAEALLPLLRRLQNEKGQTWNLQLINICAANMVAGATGDKMGAGRDIATMFKRQDEVLAPWKITSEVIDEDDQNMENEPESLVLEDSDSDTGISWEATDNSICATCGHSIPSFALSAHSRYHELGE, encoded by the exons atggacGGCTCGGGGGTCAAGAAGCCGCCCAAACGCCAGGAAGGCCGCATCATTCTGCAGTTT GACTATGACTGCTTCTACGCTCAAGTGTTCGAGCAAAAGAACCCGGCTCTGAAATCAAAACCGCTTGGCgtcaagcagaagaacatATTGGCCACGTGCAACTACAATGCGAGGCGGCGCAATGTCAAGAAGCTCATGCTCATCtcagaggcaaagaagatatGCCCcgatcttgtccttgtcgaCGGTGAGGACCTGACGCCGTTTCGGGACATGAGCAAAATACTGTTCAACTTCCTAAGATCTCACTCTTGGAACGGCAAAGCCGAAcgccttggctttgatgaggTCTTCTTGG ACGTGACGGACATTATCGAATACAACATGTTCTGTCTAAACCGGGCCTCGATGGCTGAATCCTTCTTCTACCTATCCAAAAAGGATCCCGAGCTGGGCTTTGCATGCGATTTAACCTCCATTGCAGGCTGCGTTGTTGGTGCCGCCCCTGATAGTGTGGATTTGGAGAGCCCCATCTATTTGAGACACCTCTTGGGATCCCATCTTGCCCAATACTTGAGACTCAAGTTAGAGCAAGACTTTGGTTATACATCGACCTGTGGCATCTCTACAAACAAGCTTCTGAGCAAGCTGGTTGGTAGCAAGAATAAGCCGCAGAATCAGACAACGCTTCTTGCATTGACTGATGATGATATCGTCAACTTTGTAGATGGACACAAGCTTCGCACCATCCCAGGAATGGGCTCCAAGATCACGCACCTTTTGGAAGCCCATATCTTGTCCAAGGAACTCGATCAGGACCTTGGTCCCTTTGATTCTCTGGTTACTGCAGGGGAagctcgtctccatccaACCGTCACGCCATCCTTCCTAGAAACACTTTTGGGTGGCCCAGGGGCTGAAAAAGGCATCGGATCTCGAGTTTGGGGGTTTCTTCACGGCGTGGATCCTACTGAAGTCAAGGAAGCCACCGATGTACCGTCACAGATTAGCATTGAAGACACCTACAAGGGCCTTGAGACGGTGCCCAGAATAACGGAAGAGCTTCACAAGCTGTCTTGTTCTCTCATCCGCAGAATGAGGGTAGATCTCTCTGtcctggatgatggctcGGATATCCCAGGCAGTCGCAAGTGGATTGCTCGACCAAGGACGCTTCGCCTCTCGATTCGATCGTGGCCAAAATCAGATGCCTCCCAGTCTCGGGACTTTAGTCGCGTGTCTCGGTCGGGACCGTTGCCAAGCTTTGTGTTTGATCTCAAGGCTGACATCGATGAGATCGCCCAGCAACTAGTGGCAGAAGCGCTTCTACCATTGCTTCGCCGCCTACAGAATGAAAAGGGTCAAACGTGGAATCTGCAGCTGATTAATATCTGTGCCGCAAACATGGTTGCCGGAGCTACTGGCGACAAGATGGGAGCGGGACGGGACATTGCAACCATGTTTAAGAGGCAAGATGAAGTGCTTGCCCCATGGAAAATTACCTCCGAGGTTATTGACGAGGATGACCAAAATATGGAAAATGAACCGGAGAGCCTTGTGCTGGAAGATTCTGATTCTGACACTGGCATTTCCTGGGAGGCTACAGACAATTCAATATGCGCTACCTGCGGTCATTCTATTCCTTCGTTTGCGCTTTCCGCCCACTCAAGGTATCATGAGCTAGGCGAATGA